In the Methanoculleus taiwanensis genome, AGCTCGCTCCTGACGGCATCCGCCGTTCCGTAGGCAGAGAGTATGTCGTGCACTTTCCGGAGGATTCGCTGCTGGTCTTCTTTGTCAACGGCCATGCCTTCTCCTATGCCCGTGCTCGTATAAATCTTGCGAGGCTCAAAGGCTCGCTGTACCGAGCCGTAGGGAGAGGGGTCGAGAAAAGCATATTCTCGCATCCCATGCATAATGGTGCATAACCTTTAGATATTGAAATTACCATTGCTAATATCATGGACATCCCCACACCGGCGGAACTTCGGGAGAAAAGAACGCATCTTGGGCTGAAACAGGCAGACGTAGCCCGTATGGCGGGAATCAGCCAGTCGATGGTCGCCCGCATCGAGGCGGGCAGCGTCGATCCGAGGGTCAGCACGCTGATCAAGATCGTCAACGTCCTGAAGACCGCAGAGAACTCAGCCATCACGGCCGCGGATCTCATGCATACCCCGGTACAGAGCGTTTCCCCGGCCGAGCCGATCAGCCTCGCCGTGGAGATCATGGGGAAGAACGGGATCTCCCAGCTCCCTGTGATCGAGGACGGCGTGCCGGTGGGATGCATCTCGGAGTCTGCCATCATCAACGCGATGGAAGAAGGCGGCCTCCAGAAGACGCAGAACCACAGTGTCAGAGACTTCATGGAGCCCGGTTTTCCGACCGTTCCGCCGTCCATGCCGATAGAGACGGTCGTCCATATCCTGCAGCAGAACCATGCGGTGATCGTGGCCGATAAAGGAAAGGTGCAGGGTGTGATCACCAAGCACGACCTGATATCGCTGATCGTCTGATCAGAGCAGCGAGACGAGTTCGCGGAGCACCTTCTCGGGGTCGTCCGCCTTGACGACGCTCGATGCCAGCAGAACGCCGTGGGTGCCGAGGTCGAGTGCAATCTTCACGCACTCGCCCGACTGGATCCCGGCTCCGGTCAGCACTTTTACGCCATCGTGTACCTTCCGGACAGCGGCGACCGAGTTTTCGATAATCCCCGGATCTGCCTTCGATACCGAGACCCCGCTCCCGATCAGCTCCGGCGGTTCGATCGCCACGTAGTCGGGGGAAAGAGCTGCCGCGGCGGCGCTGGTCGGGACGTTGTTCGTGCAGACGACCGTCTCGAGCCGGACTCTCTTTGCCGCGGAGACGGCAGCTTCGATATCGGCGAGGGTGAGCCGCCGCTCCGAGTGGTTGATAAGCGTCCCATGGGCACCCGCGAGTTTCACGGCCTCGGGGAGGATGTGGCCGGTACCGGTGCCGGGGCTGATGCCGTCGATATGCTGGGCGTAGACGGGAATGGCGTAGTGGCGGCTGAGCGGGTGGATCTCCATAAACGACGGAGCGATACCGATAGTCACGCCGCTCTCGGCACTCACGGTCTCGGCAGCGGCGGCGATGCGGTGCGCCCGGTCGCCGATGCCCTCCTTGTAGGTCTTCAGGTTGATCAGAATCAGAGGTGACTCCATTTCAATCACTTCTGACTGATAGGGCACTCATTTTAATAAACGATAGCCCCGGGGAGAGGGGGCTACTCCTCTGAGGTGCCCCGGAGGAAGTGACCGGCGGTGATTCCGCCGCACGACCGCTGCTTCACCGCATCTTTCAGGCGTGGAGCGACGCCGCCCGACTCGATAGCTGTCCGGTATAATCCGGCCATCTCCCGTGCATACCGCCCGCCCCTGCCGCGTGCATCGATTACGAACGAATCGAGACCGGCTCCGATCAGGGCGGGCAGGTGATCGATCAGGGACGTCTCGACCGCGTTTGCAAGGTATGTCCTCCCCTCGCCGTCGATTCTGATCGGAAAGATGCGGCGTTTCGTATCCCGGATACCATAGAAAGCATCCCCCGTTTCTGCCCCCGCAACCCGGAGCAGGCGGTCTTCGGTGACCATCGCCTCAAGGTTGCCCTGGACGATGAACCCGAAGAGCATGCCGGAGCCGGTCTGCCGCACTCGTGCGACGAGACCCGCAAGATCGGCGCCCGAGAGTTCCGGCGAGAGCGTGAGGTACCGGAAGAGCGGGCTCATCCCGCCGACCGTCCGGTGATTCCAGATGTTGAGGCCCGCCGCACCGTAGAGCGGGAGATCGGGCACGGCCTCCGCTGCCGCCGCAGCCGCTCCGCTGCCGCTCACCATAACTCCGCCAAGTCCCGCAGCCGCGAGGGAAGGGAGGAGAGGGACGGCCACGTCGAGAAAACCGCGGGGGGTGATAGGCGGCCACTTCCAGATGAGATCAGCCCCTTCGCTCCTGCAGACTGCCGCCGCTTCGGCAAGGAGGGGGAGGAAAACGCCGGAATCTGCCCTGACCTGCGGCTCAAAGAAGACGGCGCCGGCTCCGCCTGCCGCCCCGCCCCGAACCTCGTCGATGGTCGCGGCATAGACGGCGACGGCGGGGTGCCGCGGTTCGTCCGACGGCACGGGATCTGCAGTCAGTGCGGGGAGGAATTCCCGGAGCCGCTCCGCCGCCGCTCGTACCGCTTCATCATCCGGCCTGTACGCGGCGGCGAGGGCTGA is a window encoding:
- a CDS encoding CBS domain-containing protein; its protein translation is MDIPTPAELREKRTHLGLKQADVARMAGISQSMVARIEAGSVDPRVSTLIKIVNVLKTAENSAITAADLMHTPVQSVSPAEPISLAVEIMGKNGISQLPVIEDGVPVGCISESAIINAMEEGGLQKTQNHSVRDFMEPGFPTVPPSMPIETVVHILQQNHAVIVADKGKVQGVITKHDLISLIV
- the tpiA gene encoding triose-phosphate isomerase; translation: MESPLILINLKTYKEGIGDRAHRIAAAAETVSAESGVTIGIAPSFMEIHPLSRHYAIPVYAQHIDGISPGTGTGHILPEAVKLAGAHGTLINHSERRLTLADIEAAVSAAKRVRLETVVCTNNVPTSAAAAALSPDYVAIEPPELIGSGVSVSKADPGIIENSVAAVRKVHDGVKVLTGAGIQSGECVKIALDLGTHGVLLASSVVKADDPEKVLRELVSLL